GACAATTTCATCTCCTCCGGCGACCATTTAAGCCTCTTTTGCTACAGCCTCCCTTGGAATGAAGCCACGAACGGGGTCGCCGCCCTTCACACTGGAACTCCAACCGCGCGTTTGACTTGTTTGCTCACTCTCTTGTTAGCGCATTAGCGTGGAGTGGTAGGGGGGTGTCGGGGATACCCACACTTCGGTCGTTTCCAAACATGTTTGTAAGTCACCGTCAGTCTTACTTCGAATGGTAGAAAACGTGTTGATTGCCAAATGGTGACTAAAAGCGATTCAGGGATTGAATTCGTCGGTGTGCGGCTAACGCCACATGATTCACGCGACAAACACGGATGAAGGAAAATGAATGCCCACGGATACAGTAAACCCTCCTTTatggcggttaatggggaccaaaaccacccgcgataaacgaaaatccgcgaagtagctaCCAATTAACACATAGATTAAAAAATCGCCCCATCTTTGCGTTTGAGCAGAGCGCACGGTCATGCGTGCGTTGTCATCCACAGCCGCGAGATGGACAGGAACGATCTGGTGCAGAGCGCCAAGATGGCCGAGCAGGCTGAGCGCTACGACGATATGGCGGCCACAATGAAGCTGGTGACGGAGCAGAACAAGGACCTGACCAACGAGGAGCGCAACCTGCTGTCTGTGGCCTACAAGAACGTGGTATGACTCCGGCCGCTTTTGCGTCGGCTCTCTTTGCACTTGGCAAGACTCCGTGTTAACTCTATGCCGTGTTGTCGCCGGCAGGTGGGAGCTCGCCGTTCGTCCTGGCGCGTCATCTCCAGCATCGAGCAGAAGACGGAGGGCTGTGAGAAGAAACAGCAGATGGCTCGCGAATACCGCCTCAAGATCGAGACTGAGCTCCAAGATATCTGCAATGATGTGTTGGTATGTCACCTTATCTTGTAATACACGACACTACTCGGACGTTTCTGCTCACATTTGAGGATTTTAGAACCTGAAATGcataattttatttagtttttcccGTAATGACATAAAAGGAAAGTTTGAATGAAAAGGAGCAGAGAAAAGTGTAGatcttatttcttttttcagtaGAACAATTACTTGTCGCCTTTCAGAAACTTCTGGACGAGTTCCTCATCAGCAACACGACGGCGGCAGAGAGCAAAGTGTTCTACCTCAAAATGAAAGGAGACTACTTCAGATACCTGTCGGAGGTGGCGTCCGGCGACAGCAAGAAGAGTGAGCTTTGGTCGCCGGGCTCTTCGCGAGATGGTGTCCTGTCGTAGAATGTATTCACGTGCCGTCTTGTCGCAAGATCCTGTCGTAAGGTGGCATCATGTAGTCAGGCGGCGTCTTCGTGTATGATGGTCTTTGGTCGTAGGAAATCTGTGGCGTTGTATGGCAAGACATCATCTGGCAGGATGTTCAGATTTCGTCTTGTCAAAAGACAGCGTCCAGTAGTAAGACGCTTCCTCGAGTAAGACGGCAGGCATCCCGTCATAACTTTGAGCCCCTTCGATGCAAAATGTCGTCAAATGAAACCGCGCGTGCGCATGCGTCTCGTTATTTTTAAGCTGGGAACGATTAAAGTatttggccagcaggtggcatcgtTGGGTCTCTTGGATGAGGTCTGAGTTGCGGGAGTTTCTGAACATGGCGGATCTTTGGAAAAGCAACTGTTATATACGGTTTGCGACCGATCAAAGTGTTTGCCACATGAGAGAAAACGGTTGAgggtgcttttatttattttttacttacaTTAAGTACAAGTGGAAGCTTATTTGATCGTAGAAAACAACTGTTCGGGtgctgaaagggaaaaaaaattagaacTGAGATCTGTctaaattggctggcaatcgataggatctttttgtttgtttatggctCCCATTCAAAGAGTTAATGGCGCTTCCTATCTGAAGATGCCGTCATGTCGCGGGCTGCCTTTCCTGCAGTAAGCTGGTGTCTGTGTCCTCTTCAAAGCTACGGTGACAAAATCCCAGGAAGCGTACCAGATGGCGTTTGACATCAGTCAGACGAAGATGCAGGCCACACATCCCATCCGACTCGGCCTGGCCCTCAACTTCTCCGTCTTCTACTACGAGATCCTCAACTCGCCGGATCAGGCCTGTACTCTGGCCAAGCAGGTGAGAATGTCGTgatggcggcgggggggggggggggggggcaactttgTTGTCACCGCTCTTGCCCTCTGATCACTTCCTTTCCGAGGC
The DNA window shown above is from Hippocampus zosterae strain Florida chromosome 9, ASM2543408v3, whole genome shotgun sequence and carries:
- the LOC127607747 gene encoding 14-3-3 protein beta/alpha-1-like; the protein is MDRNDLVQSAKMAEQAERYDDMAATMKLVTEQNKDLTNEERNLLSVAYKNVVGARRSSWRVISSIEQKTEGCEKKQQMAREYRLKIETELQDICNDVLKLLDEFLISNTTAAESKVFYLKMKGDYFRYLSEVASGDSKKTTVTKSQEAYQMAFDISQTKMQATHPIRLGLALNFSVFYYEILNSPDQACTLAKQAFDDAIAELDSLNEESYKDSTLIMQLLRDNLTLWTSENQGDEVEAGEGEN